The Candidatus Woesearchaeota archaeon region CCTTTGAATGCAGTTTTAACAGTTGGCCTTGATAACAGTTATGCTGCTTTAAACATAGGGCACAGATTTCTAAATGGGCGATTTAACAATGACGTTGTTGTTTTAGACAATGATGGCATTAACAAAATCCAGATGGATGAACTAAAAAAATGTCTTTGCGACTTAAAAATAGATTATAAAATATCTGATAAAATTGACAAGGACGATATAGTTATAACTGTCTTTGGCGATATGCGCGGTTATTTGCATTATGTAGACAATATTTTGAGAAAGGGAAGCGGTGTGCAAATAGGCGTAAGACATCAAAACAATTCCAATGCTTCGGAGTATAAAGAACGCTTAGGTGAAAAAGAAATAGAAACAACAGGAATTGTAAGCGCAGCATCATACATAAATGCAGTTCAAATCGTTGCGCAACTAACTCAGCATTGTTATGCTTTAAAAATAATAAAGGAAAAGAAACAAGCAAAAATGGATGATTTGAACAAACATAGAGGATTGCTTGTCATTAATGGAGAAATAACTAAATTATGAGGTGAATGAAATGTCAATAAGAGATCTAAAAGGCAAAGTAGATGATTTAATACCCGTTCAAAATGTGCTTATTAGCGTATACGATAAAAATGGCTTGGAAGAGCTGATTCCAGGATTATTAAAAATAAATCCGCATGTAGAATTCATATCCACCGGAGGAACATATACAAAAATCAAAGAAATATTAGGGAGAAGTGCAACATATAGCCTCAAGGAGGTTGCAGATTATACGGGCTTTCCAGAGATGAAGGGCGGGCTAGTTAAAACACTGCATCCTAAGATTCATGCTGGCATTTTAGGCGAAAGAAATAACCCGGAGCATCAGAGATACTTGAATGAAGATTTAAATGGAGCCGTCTATATTGATATGGTTGTTGTTAATCTTTATCCGTTTAAGGAAATGATCAAAAAGATAGAAGCAGGCGAAATTAATAAGCAAACAGGCAAACCTTATAATTTTGAATCTGCAAGGGGGAATATTGATATTGGAGGGCCAACAATGATTAGAGCAGCTGCAAAGAACTTTCCAGGCTGCGCTGTTGTCTGCGATTCCAGGGATTATGATAACGTATTGAAAACTGTTGGAAATAATAATGGCTGCACTTTATTTACACAAAGATTAATACTTGCCGAGAAGGCTTTTAACCAGACATCTGACTATGAAAATGCAATTTCGAAATATTTTTTTGAAAAAACAGGCAGCGGCGATGACATTATGAAAATAGCAAAAGAGTATGGTATTGAAATGTGACTAAAATGCAAGAAGGAAAAATAAAGGTGAACGAAATGCCAGATGAACTAAATCCATTAACTGCAGTCAGCCCGATAGATGGCAGATATCATAGCAAAACTAAAGATTTAACATATTATTTTTCAGAAGCAGCTCTTATGAAATACAGGGTGAAAATAGAGTCTAAATATTTATGCGCACTTTCTGATTTTAAAGTCATAAGAAGGCTTAATTTGTCTGAAGAAGAGCTATTGGGAAATCTGCCAGATAATTTCAGCTTAGAAGATGCAAAGCAGATAAAAGAAGAAGAAAAAGTTACAAACCATGATGTTAAGGCTGTTGAATATTTCATGAGGAAAAAATTGAAAGGGACTTCTTTGAATGATGTGGCTGGAATGCTGCACTTTGGGTTGACATCATACGACATAAATGACAATGCAGCTTACATGATGCTAAGGGACGGAATAAATAAAGTTTATAGGCCATCGCTTGTAAAGCTTGAGGAAAAGATTCTGAGCTTGGCTGAAGAATATAAACAAATGCCCATGCTTGGAAGAACACACGGGCAGCCCGCTTCTCCAACAACCCTTGGAAAAGAATTTTCTGTTTTCGGCAGAAGGCTTGCTTATGAATTAGAAAACTTAGTTAATGCAAGGTATTCTGGAAAATTAAATGGCGCAGTTGGCAATTATAATGCGCTTCAAGCAGCTTTTCCTAACATAGACTGGATTCAATTTAGCAAAAAATTCTTGGAATCCCTAGGTCTTTCCCCAAATTTAATAACTACTCAGATAGAGCCGCATGATGCTCTTGTCGGGATATTCCACAATATGATCAGAATCAACAATATCATTCTTGGCCTAGACCAAGATGTATGGAGATACATAAGCGATGATTATCTGCTGCAAAAGCCAAAAGAGGGTGAAATCGGCAGCTCTACAATGCCGCATAAGATAAACCCAATTGACTTTGAGAACAGCGAAGGAAACATTATCGCAGCCAATGGCCTTTTGAGCGCATTTGCATCAAAGCTGCAAGTTTCAAGGCTGCAGCGCGACTTGAGCGATTCAACAATTACTAGGAACATAGGCTCTGCTGTTGCATACTGCCTTTTGGCTTCAGATAGCGCTTTTAAGGGGCTTGGAAAGATATACGCAAATAAGGAGTTGATGCTGAAAGAATTGCAAGGCCATATTGAAATACTGGCAGAGCCAATACAAACAATTCTCAGGAAAGAGAATGTGCCAGAAGCGTATGAAAAACTAAAAGAATTGACGAGAGGCAAGGAAGTGAGCACGAACGACATTGCTTTGTTTATAGATGATATTGGCGTTTCGCAAGAAGCAAAACAAAGGCTTCGCGCATTAAAGCCAGAGAACTACATTGGCTTGGCAGTTGAGCTGACAGAATTGGCGATAAAAGATTCGAGAAGTATTTTATCACATATAGGTCAACCAAAGAAATAAAATTCAGGAGGGAGAAAAATGCCGATTGATAAAAAACTAATAACGCGAGATATTATGAGCAACACTTTGAAGAGGGAAATCTATCCTGAAATTGATGTCAGAACCCCTCCCAAAATGGGAAAGGTAAGAACTGTCTATGATGTTGCAGTTAATCAATTGCTTATGATATCCAGCGACAATCTCTCAACTCATGATGTGGTGCATGAAAGGCAGGTATACGCAAAGGGCGAAAACCTTGATGCAATCTCATCATATTTTTTTGAAAAAACAAAGCACATTATCCGAAATCATTTTATTGAGAACATTGCGCCTAACACGTGGCGTGTGCTAAAAGCAAAGCCAATATTGGTG contains the following coding sequences:
- a CDS encoding AIR carboxylase family protein: MARLNVIFGSISDEEKVLPGVVRATKNIPELEVVVHYASADNTPVKVETIMSALSSQKGKKVYISGAGMSNVLTGVVRRYAALNDLVIGVPIKDKVTDGESSFLSTAEKPPLNAVLTVGLDNSYAALNIGHRFLNGRFNNDVVVLDNDGINKIQMDELKKCLCDLKIDYKISDKIDKDDIVITVFGDMRGYLHYVDNILRKGSGVQIGVRHQNNSNASEYKERLGEKEIETTGIVSAASYINAVQIVAQLTQHCYALKIIKEKKQAKMDDLNKHRGLLVINGEITKL
- the purB gene encoding adenylosuccinate lyase, whose product is MPDELNPLTAVSPIDGRYHSKTKDLTYYFSEAALMKYRVKIESKYLCALSDFKVIRRLNLSEEELLGNLPDNFSLEDAKQIKEEEKVTNHDVKAVEYFMRKKLKGTSLNDVAGMLHFGLTSYDINDNAAYMMLRDGINKVYRPSLVKLEEKILSLAEEYKQMPMLGRTHGQPASPTTLGKEFSVFGRRLAYELENLVNARYSGKLNGAVGNYNALQAAFPNIDWIQFSKKFLESLGLSPNLITTQIEPHDALVGIFHNMIRINNIILGLDQDVWRYISDDYLLQKPKEGEIGSSTMPHKINPIDFENSEGNIIAANGLLSAFASKLQVSRLQRDLSDSTITRNIGSAVAYCLLASDSAFKGLGKIYANKELMLKELQGHIEILAEPIQTILRKENVPEAYEKLKELTRGKEVSTNDIALFIDDIGVSQEAKQRLRALKPENYIGLAVELTELAIKDSRSILSHIGQPKK